One stretch of Mus pahari chromosome 5, PAHARI_EIJ_v1.1, whole genome shotgun sequence DNA includes these proteins:
- the Gbx2 gene encoding homeobox protein GBX-2, with protein sequence MSAAFPPSLMMMQRPLGSSTAFSIDSLIGSPPQPSPGHFVYTGYPMFMPYRPVVLPPPPPPPPALPQAALQPALPPAHPHHQIPSLPTGFCSSLAQGMALTSTLMATLPGGFSASPQHQEAAAARKFAPQPLPGGGNFDKAEALQADAEDGKAFLAKEGSLLAFSAAEAVQASLVGAVRGQGKDESKVEDDPKGKEESFSLESDVDYSSDDNLPGQTAHKEEDPGHALEETPQSGGAAGSTTSTGKNRRRRTAFTSEQLLELEKEFHCKKYLSLTERSQIAHALKLSEVQVKIWFQNRRAKWKRVKAGNANSKTGEPSRNPKIVVPIPVHVSRFAIRSQHQQLEQARP encoded by the exons ATGAGCGCAGCGTTCCCGCCGTCGCTGATGATGATGCAGCGCCCGCTGGGGAGTAGTACCGCCTTCAGCATAGACTCGCTGATCGGCAGCCCGCCGCAGCCCAGTCCCGGCCATTTCGTCTACACCGGCTACCCCATGTTCATGCCCTACCGGCCGGTGGTgctgccgccaccgccgccaccgcCTCCCGCGCTGCCCCAAGCAGCCCTGCAGCCCGCTCTGCCGCCCGCGCACCCTCACCACCAGATCCCCAGCCTGCCCACCGGCTTCTGCTCCAGCCTGGCGCAGGGCATGGCGCTCACCTCCACGCTCATGGCCACTCTGCCCGGCGGCTTCTCTGCGTCGCCCCAGCACCAAGAGGCGGCGGCTGCCCGCAAGTTCGCTCCACAGCCGCTGCCCGGAGGCGGCAACTTCGACAAAGCCGAGGCGCTCCAAGCGGATGCGGAGGACGGCAAAGCCTTCTTGGCCAAGGAGGGCTCGCTGCTCGCCTTCTCTGCGGCCGAAGCGGTGCAGGCGTCGCTCG TCGGGGCTGTCCGAGGGCAAGGGAAAGACGAGTCAAAGGTGGAAGATGACCCGAAGGGCAAGGAGGAGAGCTTCTCTCTGGAGAGCGATGTGGATTACAGCTCAGATGACAATTTGCCTGGCCAGACTGCTCATAAGGAAGAAGACCCCGGCCACGCACTGGAGGAGACCCCGCAGAGCGGCGGTGCGGCAGGCAGCACCACGTCCACAGGCAAGAACCGGCGGCGGCGGACTGCCTTCACCAGCGAACagctgctggagctggagaaggaattCCACTGCAAAAAGTACCTCTCCCTGACCGAGCGCTCACAGATCGCCCACGCCCTCAAACTCAGCGAGGTGCAAGTAAAAATCTGGTTCCAGAACCGCCGGGCCAAGTGGAAACGCGTCAAGGCAGGCAACGCCAATTCCAAGACGGGGGAGCCCTCTCGGAACCCCAAGATCGTCGTCCCCATCCCTGTCCATGTTAGCAGGTTCGCTATTCGAAGTCAACACCAGCAGCTGGAGCAGGCCCGACCCTGA